The Sesamum indicum cultivar Zhongzhi No. 13 linkage group LG1, S_indicum_v1.0, whole genome shotgun sequence genome includes a window with the following:
- the LOC105155669 gene encoding methylsterol monooxygenase 1-1-like, giving the protein MLPYTTVEAAEAALGRSLSAAETLWLNYSANKSDYFLYCHNILFLFIIFSVFPFYYLFLEYFFQKYVGPYKIQPKVTLSFSDTLRCYKSVMRMFFLVVGPLQLVSFPSIKLIGVRTSLPLPSFWEIVAQLGVYFIVEDYTNYWIHRFLHCQWGYEKIHKVHHEYTAPIGFAAPYAHWAEILILGIPSFLGPAMVPGHMITFWLWIALRQIEAIETHSGYDFPWTPTKYIPFYGGPDYHDYHHYVGGQSQSNFASVFTYCDYLYGTDKGYRYQKKVLQQLREGVKSNGTMHEVSAESQKVD; this is encoded by the exons ATGCTGCCTTACACCACCGTGGAAGCGGCGGAAGCCGCACTCGGTAGATCCCTCTCGGCGGCGGAGACCCTGTGGCTCAACTACTCCGCCAACAAGTCTGACTACTTCCTCTACTGCCACAAcatcctcttcctcttcatcATTTTCTCTGTTTTCCCCTTTTACTACCTTTTTCTTGAGTATTTCTTCCAGAAATATGTTGGGCCTTACAAAATCCAGCCCAAAGTGACGCTCTCCTTCTCTGATACCCTTCGATGCTACAAATCTGTGATGCGCATGTTCTTCCTCGTTGTGGGTCCCCTCCAGCTCGTTTCCTTCCCTTCCATTAAG TTGATAGGGGTAAGAACAAGCTTGCCATTGCCTTCTTTCTGGGAAATTGTGGCTCAATTGGGGGTTTATTTCATCGTGGAGGACTATACAAACTATTGGATCCATAGGTTTCTGCACTGCCAGTGGGGGTACGAGAAAATTCACAAGGTGCACCATGAGTACACCGCGCCGATTGGGTTTGCGGCGCCATATGCTCACTGGGCTGAGATTTTGATCCTCGGGATTCCGTCATTTCTTGGGCCCGCGATGGTCCCCGGCCATATGATTACATTCTGGTTATGGATTGCTCTGAGGCAGATTGAGGCTATTGAGACTCACAGTGG GTACGACTTCCCTTGGACTCCGACAAAATACATTCCCTTTTACGGCGGTCCAGATTACCATGACTACCATCATTATGTAGGTGGACAAAGCCAGAGTAATTTTGCATCAGTATTCACGTATTGTGATTACCTCTACGGCACTGACAAG GGATACCGCTATCAAAAGAAAGTCCTTCAGCAG TTGCGGGAGGGAGTGAAAAGCAATGGAACTATGCATGAGGTATCTGCAGAAAGTCAGAAAGTGGACTAG